One genomic region from Colletotrichum lupini chromosome 7, complete sequence encodes:
- a CDS encoding CybS protein — protein sequence MASIVRPALLRQTATAARMAQATPIRSAFVKNSSRVAAFHTTAKRDLLPVGPQVIQGGVNDPAPVPPPSPAHGSYHWSFDRILAAGLVPITIAPFAAGSLNPTTDAVLCAMILIHSHTGFQNIIIDYVPTKHYPKSRKATMWGLNVVTALVGLGLYEFETSDVGVTEAVARLWKA from the exons ATGGCTTCGATTGTGCGCCCTGCTCTTCTCCGGCAAACAGCCACGGCGGCCCGCATGGCCCAGGCCACCCCGATCCGTTCCGCCTTCGTCAAGAACTCGTCAAGAGTCGCCGCCTTCCACACAACCGCCAAGAGGGATCTTTTGCCCGTCGGTCCTC AGGTCATTCAGGGCGGAG TGAACGACCCTGCCCCCGTCCCTCCCCCGAGTCCCGCCCATGGCTCCTACCACTGGAGCTTCGACCGCATTCTCGCTGCCGGCCTCGTCCCCATCACCATCGCCCCCTTCGCCGCCGGCTCCCTGAACCCCACAACCGACGCCGTCCTCTGCGCCATGATCCTCATCCACTCCCACACCGGCTTCCAGAACATCATCATCGATTACGTCCCCACCAAGCACTACCCCAAGTCGCGCAAGGCGACCATGTGGGGTCTCAACGTCGTCACCGCACTGGTTGGCCTCGGCCTGTACGAGTTCGAGACCAGCGACGTCGGTGTTACTGAGGCTGTCGCGCGTCTGTGGAAGGCTTAA